The following proteins are encoded in a genomic region of Corynebacterium atypicum:
- the galT gene encoding galactose-1-phosphate uridylyltransferase, which translates to MRVTRTRLSDGRELIYFDLPGAPERTAPDERGLEATRTESVLRRDPLTGERVIFAAHRQNRTFLPPANQDPLAPTLPGSHPSEVPEQDYQVVVFENRFPSLSMAVPDVAETVDGEALMAQAAARARCEVVCFTPDAAGSFAQLDLERKRLVIDVWAHRTAELAGLAGVEYVFAFENRGEEIGVTLHHPHGQIYSYPFVPPRASAIAARAREFRDTHAGEDLFDAYLDAERRAGTRMIAQTEHFSVLTPVAARWPVEVMVMARRPVGNFAELTDDERADLACVLDRLFPLVDQYFPGIAKTPYIAAWNQAPVAAPRDGRLHLQLFSLMRSAGRMKFLAGSESGMGVWINDATPEAIAARFRELWGEGAWPVDDVEAAR; encoded by the coding sequence ATGCGGGTGACCCGCACGCGGCTATCCGACGGCCGCGAGCTCATCTACTTCGACTTGCCAGGCGCGCCTGAGCGCACCGCGCCCGACGAGCGCGGCCTCGAGGCGACCCGCACCGAGTCCGTGCTGCGCCGCGACCCGCTGACCGGCGAGCGCGTGATCTTTGCCGCCCACCGCCAAAACCGCACCTTCTTGCCGCCGGCGAACCAGGACCCGCTCGCCCCGACGCTGCCGGGCAGCCATCCCAGCGAGGTACCTGAGCAGGACTACCAGGTGGTGGTGTTTGAAAACCGCTTCCCCTCGCTCAGCATGGCCGTCCCGGACGTAGCCGAAACGGTCGACGGCGAGGCGCTCATGGCCCAGGCGGCGGCCCGCGCCCGCTGCGAGGTCGTGTGCTTTACCCCCGACGCCGCGGGGAGCTTCGCGCAGCTGGACCTCGAGCGCAAGCGGCTCGTCATCGACGTCTGGGCGCATCGCACAGCAGAGCTGGCGGGCCTGGCTGGCGTGGAGTACGTCTTTGCCTTTGAAAACCGCGGCGAGGAGATCGGGGTGACCCTGCACCATCCACACGGGCAGATCTATTCCTACCCCTTTGTGCCCCCGCGGGCGTCGGCAATTGCCGCGCGGGCGCGCGAGTTTCGTGATACCCACGCCGGAGAGGACCTCTTCGACGCCTACCTCGACGCTGAGCGCCGGGCGGGTACGCGCATGATCGCCCAGACCGAGCATTTCTCGGTGTTGACCCCGGTTGCGGCTCGGTGGCCAGTGGAGGTGATGGTGATGGCCCGGCGCCCCGTGGGGAATTTTGCGGAGTTGACCGATGACGAGCGCGCAGACCTCGCTTGCGTGCTCGATCGGCTCTTCCCGCTGGTGGATCAGTACTTCCCGGGGATAGCGAAGACGCCGTACATTGCGGCCTGGAACCAGGCCCCGGTCGCCGCCCCGCGCGATGGCAGGCTGCACCTCCAGCTGTTTTCGCTGATGCGTTCGGCCGGGCGAATGAAGTTCCTAGCGGGCTCGGAATCCGGCATGGGCGTCTGGATTAACGACGCCACCCCGGAAGCGATCGCGGCCCGGTTCCGCGAGCTCTGGGGCGAGGGCGCGTGGCCGGTGGATGACGTGGAGGCGGCCCGATGA
- a CDS encoding sodium:solute symporter family protein — MQSALRLDASWVDYTLVAVYFVFVLGIGWAARRRVSSSIDFFLSGRGLPAWVTGLAFISANLGAVEIIGHSANGVQYGFQTMHYFWIGAVPAMVFLGIVMMPFYYGSKVRSVPEFMRRRFGNTAHLVNAISFAVAQLLIAGVNLLLLAKVVNALLGWPQWVTLLVAAVIVLSYITLGGLSAAIYNEVLQFFVIIAALLPLTLVGLKHVGGWSGLKAEMAASHLHTWPGQEISGFSSPVWSAVGIVFGLGFVLSFGYWTTNFVEVQRSMAAESMSAARKTPIIGAFPKMFIPFLVVIPGMVAATIVTPIMDGSAQPNDAILYLMRDLLPNGLLGVAIAGLLAAFMAGMAANISAFNTVISYDIWQTYIVRDREDDYYLKFGRWATVGATMVAVFTALLAANFGNVMDYLQTLFGFFNAPLFATFILGMFWKRMTPAAGWVGLVVGTLSAIAYWVAATFTGLGGFFDLPGQGTAFVAASIAFVVDIVVSVVVTGFTTPKPDRELVGFVRSVTPKPQLVDAAEAALPWYQRTVPLGAVCLLMVIALNVIFA; from the coding sequence ATGCAATCTGCACTAAGACTCGATGCCTCCTGGGTGGACTACACCCTGGTGGCCGTGTACTTCGTCTTCGTTTTGGGCATCGGCTGGGCCGCCCGGCGCAGGGTATCGAGCTCCATCGACTTCTTCCTGTCCGGCCGGGGACTGCCCGCCTGGGTGACCGGGCTGGCGTTCATCTCCGCGAATCTGGGTGCCGTGGAGATCATCGGGCACTCGGCCAACGGCGTGCAGTACGGATTCCAGACGATGCACTACTTCTGGATCGGCGCGGTTCCCGCCATGGTGTTCCTGGGCATCGTCATGATGCCCTTCTACTACGGCTCCAAGGTCCGTTCGGTGCCGGAGTTTATGCGCAGGCGCTTCGGCAATACCGCCCACCTGGTTAACGCGATCTCGTTCGCCGTGGCCCAGCTGCTCATCGCCGGGGTGAACCTGCTGCTTCTGGCCAAGGTGGTCAACGCGCTGCTTGGCTGGCCGCAGTGGGTGACCCTACTCGTAGCCGCGGTGATCGTGCTTTCCTACATCACCTTGGGTGGGCTCTCGGCCGCGATCTACAACGAGGTCTTACAGTTCTTCGTCATCATCGCAGCGCTGTTGCCGCTGACCTTGGTGGGGCTCAAGCACGTCGGCGGCTGGTCCGGGCTGAAGGCCGAGATGGCCGCCAGCCACCTGCACACCTGGCCCGGCCAGGAAATCTCGGGTTTTTCTAGCCCAGTGTGGAGCGCGGTGGGCATCGTCTTCGGCCTGGGCTTCGTGCTCTCGTTTGGCTACTGGACCACCAACTTTGTCGAGGTGCAGCGCTCCATGGCCGCCGAGTCGATGTCGGCGGCGCGCAAGACCCCGATCATCGGCGCGTTTCCGAAGATGTTCATCCCGTTCTTGGTGGTCATCCCCGGCATGGTCGCGGCCACGATCGTTACCCCAATCATGGACGGTTCCGCCCAACCCAACGACGCGATCCTATACTTGATGCGCGACCTGCTGCCCAACGGGCTGCTGGGCGTGGCCATCGCGGGGCTGTTGGCCGCGTTTATGGCCGGCATGGCCGCGAATATCTCAGCGTTTAACACGGTGATCAGCTACGACATCTGGCAGACCTACATCGTGCGCGACCGCGAGGACGACTACTACCTCAAGTTCGGCCGCTGGGCCACGGTCGGCGCGACCATGGTCGCCGTGTTCACCGCCCTGTTGGCCGCGAACTTTGGCAACGTGATGGACTACTTGCAGACGCTGTTCGGGTTCTTCAACGCGCCGCTATTCGCCACCTTCATTCTCGGCATGTTCTGGAAGCGGATGACCCCGGCGGCCGGCTGGGTCGGCCTGGTCGTGGGCACCCTGAGCGCCATCGCGTACTGGGTGGCGGCCACCTTCACCGGGCTGGGCGGTTTCTTCGACCTGCCCGGGCAGGGCACGGCCTTTGTCGCGGCGTCGATAGCCTTCGTGGTCGATATCGTGGTCAGCGTCGTGGTGACGGGCTTTACCACCCCGAAGCCGGACCGGGAGCTGGTGGGCTTCGTCCGCTCGGTCACGCCCAAGCCCCAGCTTGTCGACGCCGCCGAGGCCGCCCTGCCCTGGTATCAGCGCACGGTCCCGCTGGGGGCGGTGTGCCTGTTGATGGTCATCGCGCTCAACGTGATCTTTGCCTAA
- the galK gene encoding galactokinase: MNASVLVAPRTSGELDRAARELFGAEFGGAPSGTWLAPGRANLIGDHVDYAGGVCLPFALELATVVAARRRADRVVRIVSIAPSGERWEASVQLDALTGVGELPDFRGYVAGTIWALGAGGLDVAVVSDVPVGSGLSSSAAVECAVAVAARDVFALGLSDDAVVAAAMRAENDVVGASTGGLDQRASVSGAPGSAVAIDFLSGTHRLVPCRFEGLSFAVINTRAKHSNIDGGYGTRRGLIDAASQALGSAAAFREPAAVDDAVAWARRAGRDPEVVRRRVRHVVTEITRTQAAIEALEDADAVAFGELMDASHDSLRDDFEVVTPELEVAVQAARCAGAVGARMTGGGFGGSIVALCADPAAVAGAVTEAAEAHGFPRPQAFCCLPQAGARRIG; encoded by the coding sequence ATGAACGCGAGTGTCTTGGTCGCCCCGCGCACCTCCGGCGAGCTGGATCGAGCCGCCCGCGAGCTGTTCGGCGCTGAGTTTGGGGGAGCGCCGTCAGGCACGTGGCTTGCGCCCGGGAGGGCGAACCTGATCGGCGACCACGTGGATTACGCCGGCGGGGTGTGCCTGCCGTTCGCCCTCGAATTGGCTACGGTGGTTGCCGCGCGGCGGCGGGCTGATCGGGTGGTGCGGATCGTGTCGATCGCCCCTTCGGGCGAGCGTTGGGAGGCTTCAGTACAGCTTGACGCCTTGACCGGCGTGGGGGAGCTGCCGGATTTCCGTGGCTACGTCGCCGGGACCATCTGGGCGTTGGGCGCCGGCGGGCTGGACGTCGCGGTGGTGTCTGACGTCCCGGTGGGCTCGGGGCTATCTAGCTCCGCCGCGGTCGAGTGCGCGGTGGCCGTGGCCGCGCGCGATGTGTTCGCCCTGGGGCTTAGCGACGACGCCGTGGTGGCCGCCGCGATGCGCGCAGAAAACGACGTGGTGGGCGCCTCGACGGGAGGGCTGGACCAGCGCGCAAGTGTGAGTGGCGCGCCCGGAAGCGCCGTTGCAATCGACTTTCTTTCTGGCACCCACCGGCTGGTTCCGTGCCGGTTCGAGGGCTTGAGCTTTGCGGTGATCAATACGCGGGCTAAGCACTCGAACATCGACGGTGGCTATGGCACGCGGCGCGGGCTGATCGACGCCGCGAGCCAGGCGCTGGGCTCAGCTGCCGCGTTTCGTGAGCCTGCGGCGGTGGACGATGCGGTGGCCTGGGCGCGACGCGCCGGGCGGGACCCCGAGGTGGTGCGCCGGCGGGTGCGCCACGTGGTCACCGAAATTACGCGGACGCAGGCGGCGATCGAGGCGCTGGAGGACGCGGACGCGGTTGCCTTCGGAGAGCTCATGGACGCCAGCCACGATTCGCTGCGCGACGACTTCGAGGTGGTGACCCCGGAGCTGGAGGTCGCCGTCCAGGCTGCTCGCTGCGCTGGGGCAGTGGGCGCTCGGATGACCGGCGGCGGCTTTGGCGGCAGCATCGTCGCGCTGTGTGCGGACCCGGCGGCGGTAGCCGGCGCGGTGACCGAGGCGGCTGAGGCGCACGGGTTCCCCAGGCCGCAGGCGTTTTGTTGCCTGCCCCAGGCGGGGGCGCGCCGGATCGGCTAA